Within Paenibacillus albicereus, the genomic segment ATGAAATTCATTGAATTCGTTCTCCTCTCTATATAAAAAGAAGCCTCTCCGCATCGGCTGCGGGAAGGCTGGATTCGTTGGACCTTGCGACCGATCGTTTACCCTCACCGCCGGCTCATCCTGCTCGACCGCTCCAGCAGCTGCAAAGGCTGCCTCCGCAGAGGGGTCAGACCGGTTCGTAGCCGCCCGGCGTCTCGCGGAAAATGCCGCGGATATCGACGGACTGTTCCTTCAGGATCATCCGGACGCGCTCCAGCTCTTCTTCCGGAAATTCGATCGACAGCGCGCAGCCGGCGGTTATCGTCTTCGGCGTCGGCCGGATGTCGATTTCGATTTCGGCGTATTCGAGCAGCATTTCCGTCCGCAGCGCCTGCTGCGTCGAATCAAAGGCAATGAGCATCGTCGGGACTCCTTTTCAAAGGGACAGGCGAGTATAATTCCGCTGTCTCTACCATATACTAGTAGTAGTTCATTTTAGCGGAGGGGAATCTATGAAACGTCCTGCTGCCATGCATGAAGTCCCGCTCAAGGTGCCGCATACCGACCCCGGCGCCTCCCAGCAGCTGGCAAGCCGGCTGCTGCTGCATCTGCTGCACGTGCCGGCGGATCGCCGCATCGCCGTCGTCTGCATCGGCACCGACCGCTCGACCGGCGACGCGCTCGGACCGATCATCGGCTCCAGGCTGGACAAGCTGCGCGGCTCCCGGTTCGAGCTGTACGGTACGCTGGACGAGCCCGTCCATGCGATGAACCTGGAACACACCTTGCAGGACATCCAGCGAGCGGATTCCAAGCCGTTCGTCATCGGCATCGATGCTTGTCTCGGCCAGCTGAGCAGCGTCGGCTGCATCCAGCTCGGCAACGGTCCGGTACGCCCTGGCGCTGGCGTCAACAAAGAGCTTCCTCCCGTTGGGGATATCCATATGACCGGCATCGTGAATGTCGGCGGCTTCATGGAATACTTCGTCCTGCAAAATACGAGGCTCAACCTCGTCATGCGCATGGCCGAGCTGATGGCCGATACGCTCGCTCTCGCTATCCGCGACTGCCGGCCTTATCCGATGCATGCGGCAACGCAAGAGTGATCGCTTGCTGCTCCTCCGGCGTCAACGGATAGGACGAGCCTCCTTGCTCCAGCGGCTTGGCGTACATGTAGGTCTCGTCCCGTCCATGCAGCCCGGTCAGCACGACGCCGGAGCCGGCCTCGTCGATGATCGCCACCGAAAAGCTCATGTCGCTCCCCTGATTGGAGAACGCATTGTAGCGTACGACTCCCACCTTGCCCTTCATCTCCCGAAGCAGCTGTCCGAACTCGGCCAGCTGCCGATCGAACCGGCCCAGCCGCTCCTCCTGCTCGTCCAGCGATAGCCGCAGGCCGACGATGACTTCCTCCAAATTGGTTACGCCCGTCTGCCCCATCACCTGCACATATTGCCGCCGCAGCTTCTTCAGTCTGCGGCCGATCGCCGCGATCCAGACGATCAGCAGCAGCAGGACCAGCGCCAGCAGGCCGATCGCGATGCCGTAAAAAGGCTCTTCTGTCCACGACTCGATCCAATCATTCATGATTCCAAGTACGCTCCTCTTGCCCTACAGGGGATAATGGGTCCGAATCTCGCGCATCGCCTGCACGAGCGCATCTGCCTCATCGTCCGTCGTGGAGAAGCCGACGCTCGCCCGGACGGCGCCGCTCTCCGCCGTCCCGGCGCTGCGATGAGCCAGCGGGGTGCAATGATAGCCTGCCCGGACCGCGATGCCGTAATGCTGATCCAGAATGAAGCTCAGCTCCGATGCCTCGACGCCTTCCATCGTGAACGCGCAGATGCCCGTCCGCGGCCGGCCGGGCCCCGGTCCGAGCAGCCGAACGCCGCCGACGGCTGCCAGCCCGTCCATGATACGGCCGATCAGCTCCGTCTCGCGGGCATGAATCGCCTGCGGCGTGCGCTCCAGCACGAGACGGACGCCCGCAGCCAGACCCGCGTTGCCGGGAGTGTTCGGCGTTCCCGCCTCATAGCGGTCCGGCCGCACCGTAGGCTGGTCGGCCGCTTCCGATTGGCTGCCGGTGCCGCCGTGAAGAAGCGGCATCGGGTCGAGTCTCGGGTGGATATACAGGCCGCCGGTTCCTTGAGGTCCCAGCAGAGCCTTGTGCCCGGGAAAGGCGAGCAGATCGATGCCCATCGCCTCGACGTCGAGCTCAAGCACGCCGGCGGATTGAGCCGCGTCGACCAGGAAAGGCACGCCGCTGGCGCGCGCGATGCCGCCGATGTCGCCAACCGGCAAAATAGAGCCGAGCAGGTTGGAGCTGTGCGTGGCGACGATCAGCGCCGTCTCCGGCCGCAGCGCTTCCCTTACCCGGGACGCATCCAGGCTGCCGTCCGCCGCCGTCTCGACATACGTGACGGCGATGCCTAGCGCGCCCTTCAAAAACTCCAGCGGCCTGCGGACGGAGTTATGCTCCACCGCCGTCGCCACGACATGATCGCCAGGCTTCAGCAGCCCTTTGATCGCGAGATTGAGCCCCTGTGTCGTATTCGCTGTCAGAGCGATATCGTTCGGGTTCGCGATCCGGAACAGCTTGGCCAGGCTTTTTCGCGCCTCGAACAGCACTCTGCCCGACTGCACCGCCATGCGATGGCTGCCTCGGCCCGGATTGGCCGCGCCTTGGCGCATCGCCTCCAGCACGGCCGACACCACCTCTTCCGGCTTGGGCCAGGAGGTCGCGGCATGATCCAGATAGATCAAGGGCTGCTCTGCCGTCATGATCGCTCTCATCCTTTCCACGAGGACCGGCTCCCGGCCGGCCCGCTGCGACTAACCTTCCAAAAACAACAATAGCATACCTAAGTTTAATCTCTGGGAAAGCAGATTACAACCAAGGTATGCTCGTTCGACGATTGAAGGGGAGCTTCGGCTTTGGCCCATGCGCATGCAAAAACAGCCGGGCTTTTAGAGCTTCAAAAGATCCAGAATCCGTTCCAGATCCTGCTTGTTGTAATACGCGAGCTCGATCTTGCCCCGTTCTCGCGAGGCTTTGATCTTGACCGAAGTCTGGAACCGCTCCCGCAGGCTTTCCTCCAGCGCCTCCAGATAGGCATCTCGCTTGACGGCCTTGATTTTTGGCGCCGGCTCCGGCTGCTTGCGTTCCAGCTCCTGAATCGCCTGCTCCAGCTCGCGCACGCTCCACTCGCTTTCGATCGCCTGCTTGGCCAGCTCCTTGCGAAGCTTGTCCTCCTTGATGCCGACAAGGGCTCGGGCATGGCCCATGGACAGTGTTCCACGTGAAACATTTCCCTTGATTTCCGGAGGCAGGGTAAGCAGGCGCAGGAAGTTGGCGATATGGGAGCGGGATTTGCCGACCTTGAGCGACAGCTCCTCCTGCGTGAGGTCGAACTTGTCCATGATCGCTTGATAAGCCGCTGCGAGATCGATCGCGTTAAGATCCTCCCGCTGCAGGTTCTCGATCAGCGCGATCTCCATCGTCTGCTGATCCGTGAAGCTGCGGATGACGGCCGGAATCGTTTTGAGCCCGCATAGCTGCGAAGCCCGGTATCGCCGTTCGCCCGCGATAATTTCGTATCCCTTGAGCACGGAACGGACGAGAATCGGCTGGATGACCCCGTGCTGACGGATCGATTCGGCCAGTTCATGAATGGATTCGTCATGGAACGTCAAGCGAGGCTGATACGGATTCGGCCTCAGCTGCTTGAGATCGATCTCGACGACCTTGTCATCCTCTTGAATCGAAAGGGAGGGAATGAGCGCATCCAGACCTCTACCTAGCCGCTTGCTCATATTGAATCACTTCCTTCGCCAGTTCGAGATAAACTTCGGCGCCTTTGGAACGAGGATCGTACGTAATGATGGCTTGGCCATGCGACGGCGCCTCGCTCAAGCGCACGTTTCGCGGGATAATGGTCTGATAGACCTTCTGCTGAAAATACTTCTTCACTTCCTCGATGACCTGGATGCCTAGATTCGTGCGGGCATCGAACATCGTGAGCAGCACGCCTTCGATTTGCAGCGACGTATTGAGATGCTTTTGCACGAGCCGCACCGTATTGAGCAGCTGGCTCAGCCCCTCGAGGGCGTAATACTCGCATTGAATTGGGATGATGACCGAATCCGCAGCCGTCAGCGAATTGATCGTCAAGATGCCGAGCGACGGCGGGCAATCGATCAGGATGTAGTCGTATTCGCCGCGCAGCTGAGCAAGCGATTTTTTAAGCCGAACCTCCCTCGATATCGTCGGGACGAGCTCGATCTCGGCTCCCGCCAGCTGAATCGTGGCCGGAATGATGCTCAAATTCGGCACCGCCGTCTGCGCTACCGCTTCATGCGGATCGACTTCGTTAATCAAGACGTCATAAATGCTGTTCTCCACGTCGGCCTTGCTGATGCCGACGCCGCTGGTCGTATTGCCTTGCGGGTCGATATCGACCAGCAGCACCCGCTTTCCGAGGGAAGCGAGGCATGCCCCCAGATTGACGGATGTCGTCGTCTTCCCGACGCCGCCCTTCTGGTTCGTTATGGCGATTATTTTGGACAACCTTGTCACCTCAAATTTCCATATCTTCGGTCCTTCAGAGAGCCGTCGGATCGATCCGGCGGATAGCGTTTGCATCGAGGAACAGGATCAGATGATAAAAAAAAGCGGCTGCTGCCGCTTATGCGCTGCCCGGAAATCCGGCGGCATCATTCGGGCATCAGGGAGCGGAATCATGGTGTCGGTAGCCGCAGGACGCCGCGCATCCGGTGCAGGGATTGAAGCCAGTATAAAGGAATCCGCCCGGATTGAAAACCGCTCCCGGGCGGGATATCAGCGTTTGGGAATTTGAATGACGATTTCGTAGTGGTCCTCGAAGTCCTTCTCGTCGGTCTTGATCTGCAGGCCGGAGCCGGACACCATGTCAATGGATTGACGAATCGTATTCAGCGCAAGCCGCACATCCTTCGTGAAGGAAATGCGCTTCGCTTTTTTCGCCTTCGTCGCTTCCTTGTAAAAGGCGACTCTTGCTTCCGTCTGCTTGACGTTCAGCTCCTTGCCGAGCACGTCCTCAAGCACCTTTTGCTGCAGCTCCTCCGAGTCCAGCGCGAGCAGCGAGCGGGCATGCCGCTCCGTAATCTTGCGTTCCGTAAGCGCCGCCTTGACCGGCTCGCTGAGACCGAGCAGGCGGATCTTGTTGGCGATGGTGGACTGGCTCTTGCCGAGCCTCTGCGCCAGACTTTCCTGCGTCAGGCTGTGCAAGTCAATCAGCTTCTGATAAGCGACCGCTTCCTCGATCGCGCTCAGTCCTTCGCGCTGCAGATTCTCGATCAATGCGATCGACGCGGCTTGCGAGTCGTTGAAGTCTCGCACGATGGCCGGAATCGTTTCTAGCCCGAGCTTGCTGACGGCCCGCCAGCGACGCTCGCCCGCAATGATCTCGTAGCGGTCCTCCCGAATGCGGACGACGATCGGCTGAATGACGCCATGCGTGCGGATCGTCTGGCTGAGCTCCTCGATCCGGTCGTCATCGAATATCGTACGCGGCTGATACGGACTCGTATCGATGCTGGCGATGGGAATCTGCTTCACTTCATCTTGAACAGCTTTCGGGTCGGACAGCCCGAACAGCCGGGAAAATTGTTCCTTCATCATTCTACAACCACCCGAATTCAATGTGCCATGTCCTTGCTGTAGGATCCGTGTGCGTCTGCCCCGACCCGTCGGCACCCTGCTTCCGCTGCTGGCGTCGCACGCAGCCTTCTTGGATGGAAGCGAGCCGGTCGCGGCTCTGGTTCATGCAGCACGGGCAGGTCGGTATGCGGTTCCCGCAATGATCGGCCGAATAAGGTCGCGCCGCATCGCTGACGCCAAAACGGCGAAAGCGCCGACGCTCCTGACGGAGGACGACAATCCCTTTCCCTACTTTCAATTCGTTGGAGGCTCGGAAATTTCCTGCTGGATTTCCCGCTTGCACGAAGTTTTCACCGACGGGAGGCAAAATGTTCCACGTGGAACATCGTCATCCGCGCGAATGGAGCAGAGGCTGCTTCAGCGGCACGCCCGCTTTGCGGGGATAAGCCTTCGGCGTAGCGTCCGTCTTGCGGATCAAGATGATGGCCCGCTCCGACTGCTCCTCCGGCAGGCGCAGCGTCTCCACGCGGTCGATCCGGCCGCGCAGCTCGCGGATGGCATGCTTCGCCTCTTCGAGCTCCTCCTGCGGGTCCGCACCCTTCATCGCCGCGAACAGGCCGCCTTTGCGCGCGAACGGCAGGCACAGCTCGCTAAGTCCCGCCAAGCGCGCGACCGCGCGCGCCGTCACGATGCCATAGCGGTCCCGATGCTCCGGACGACGCCCGATGTCTTCGGCCCGGCCGTGGACGCATTGCACGCCCTCCAGTCCGAGATCCTCGCATACATGCTGAAGGAACGTGATCCGCTTGGCCAGCGAGTCGACGATCGTCACATGCAGCTGCGGGAAGCAAATCTTCAGCGGCAGGCTCGGAAAGCCTGCCCCGGAACCGATATCGGCGAGATTGTCCGCCGACGACAAGTCGGCGTAGAAAGCGAGCGTGACGGAATCGTAGAAATGCTTTTCGAATACGGCTCCGCGCTCCGTGATTCCCGTCAGGTTCATCCGTTCGTTCCAGTCGACGAGCAGCTCGTAGTACCGTTGGAACTGCTCCAACTGGCGAGGAGAGAGCGGGATGCCCCGCTCCAGCAGCCGGCCGGCGAACGTATCGATCACCTTGTCCATGCCGCTATGCCCTCGCCGCACCGGCGCGGCTGAACTGCTCGAGATGCACCAGCAGGATGGAAATATCGGCCGGCGTCACGCCAGCGATGCGGGAAGCCTGCCCGATGTTGAGCGGGCGGATGGCGGCAAGCTTCTGCTTCGCCTCCGAAGCGAGGCCGTGCACGGCGCTGTAGTCGACGCCTTCCGGAATCTTCTTCTTCTCCATCTTGCCGAGACGCTCCACCTGAGCGAGCTGCTTCTCGATGTACCCGGCATACTTCACCTGAATCTCGACCTGCTCCTTCATGTCCTCGCTCAGCGCATACGGCGCCGGAGCGAACGGCTCCAGCCGGGCGTAGGAAATCTCGGGGCGGCGCAGCAGCGTGAGCGCGTCGGTCGTGGACTGCAGCGGGGCCGAGCCGGCTTCCTGCAGCATCGCCTCCGCCTCCTCCGGCCGGATCTTCACCGTCCGCAGACGGGCCAGCTCGTCTTCGACGCGGGCTTTTTTCTCCAGGAACCGGGCATAGCGCTCCTCGCTGATCAAGCCGATATCGTAGCCGGTCGGCGTCAGGCGGAGATCGGCATTGTCATGACGGAGCAGCAGCCGGTACTCGGCGCGGGAGGTGAGCAGGCGGTACGGCTCGTTCGTGCCTTTGGTCACCAGATCGTCGATCAGTACGCCGATATAGCCTTGCGAGCGCTCGACGATGACCGGCTCCTTGCCCTGCACCTTGCGAGCGGCATTGATGCCGGCGATGACGCCTTGCCCAGCCGCTTCCTCGTAGCCGGACGTGCCGTTGATCTGGCCGGCGGTGAACAGGCCCGGCAGCACCTTTGTCTCGAGCGAAGGCCACAGCTGCGTCGGCACGACTGCATCATACTCGATCGCATAGCCCGTGCGCATCATCTCGACCTTTTCCAGACCGGGAATCGAGCGCAGGATGCCGAGCTGCACATCCTCCGGCATGCTCGTGGACAGGCCCTGCACGTAATACTCCGACGTGTTCATGCCCTCCGGCTCCAGGAAGATCTGATGCTTGGGCTTGTCGGCAAAACGCACGATTTTGTCCTCGATGGACGGGCAGTAGCGCGGTCCCGTGCCTTCGATGACGCCCGAGAACATCGGCGCGCGGTGGAGATTCTCGTTGATGATGCGATGCGTGTCCTCCGACGTATACGTCAGCCAGCAAGGCAGCTGCTCGTTGTCGGCATACTCCGTTTCGAACGA encodes:
- the noc gene encoding nucleoid occlusion protein, with the translated sequence MKEQFSRLFGLSDPKAVQDEVKQIPIASIDTSPYQPRTIFDDDRIEELSQTIRTHGVIQPIVVRIREDRYEIIAGERRWRAVSKLGLETIPAIVRDFNDSQAASIALIENLQREGLSAIEEAVAYQKLIDLHSLTQESLAQRLGKSQSTIANKIRLLGLSEPVKAALTERKITERHARSLLALDSEELQQKVLEDVLGKELNVKQTEARVAFYKEATKAKKAKRISFTKDVRLALNTIRQSIDMVSGSGLQIKTDEKDFEDHYEIVIQIPKR
- the mnmG gene encoding tRNA uridine-5-carboxymethylaminomethyl(34) synthesis enzyme MnmG; translated protein: MSYEAGHYDVLVIGAGHAGCEAALAAARMGCETLLLTINLDMVAFMPCNPSIGGPAKGHVVREIDALGGEMGRNIDKTYIQMRMLNTGKGPAVHALRAQADKFLYQHTMKKTIEETPHLTLRQGMAEELIVEDGACVGVVTKTGAVYRAKSVVVTTGTYLRGKVIMGELIYESGPNNQQPSVRLSQSLKENGFELVRFKTGTPPRVHKDSIDFGKMEIQPGDEKPKFFSFETEYADNEQLPCWLTYTSEDTHRIINENLHRAPMFSGVIEGTGPRYCPSIEDKIVRFADKPKHQIFLEPEGMNTSEYYVQGLSTSMPEDVQLGILRSIPGLEKVEMMRTGYAIEYDAVVPTQLWPSLETKVLPGLFTAGQINGTSGYEEAAGQGVIAGINAARKVQGKEPVIVERSQGYIGVLIDDLVTKGTNEPYRLLTSRAEYRLLLRHDNADLRLTPTGYDIGLISEERYARFLEKKARVEDELARLRTVKIRPEEAEAMLQEAGSAPLQSTTDALTLLRRPEISYARLEPFAPAPYALSEDMKEQVEIQVKYAGYIEKQLAQVERLGKMEKKKIPEGVDYSAVHGLASEAKQKLAAIRPLNIGQASRIAGVTPADISILLVHLEQFSRAGAARA
- the rsmG gene encoding 16S rRNA (guanine(527)-N(7))-methyltransferase RsmG; its protein translation is MDKVIDTFAGRLLERGIPLSPRQLEQFQRYYELLVDWNERMNLTGITERGAVFEKHFYDSVTLAFYADLSSADNLADIGSGAGFPSLPLKICFPQLHVTIVDSLAKRITFLQHVCEDLGLEGVQCVHGRAEDIGRRPEHRDRYGIVTARAVARLAGLSELCLPFARKGGLFAAMKGADPQEELEEAKHAIRELRGRIDRVETLRLPEEQSERAIILIRKTDATPKAYPRKAGVPLKQPLLHSRG
- a CDS encoding ParB/RepB/Spo0J family partition protein, with product MSKRLGRGLDALIPSLSIQEDDKVVEIDLKQLRPNPYQPRLTFHDESIHELAESIRQHGVIQPILVRSVLKGYEIIAGERRYRASQLCGLKTIPAVIRSFTDQQTMEIALIENLQREDLNAIDLAAAYQAIMDKFDLTQEELSLKVGKSRSHIANFLRLLTLPPEIKGNVSRGTLSMGHARALVGIKEDKLRKELAKQAIESEWSVRELEQAIQELERKQPEPAPKIKAVKRDAYLEALEESLRERFQTSVKIKASRERGKIELAYYNKQDLERILDLLKL
- a CDS encoding DUF4446 family protein, with translation MNDWIESWTEEPFYGIAIGLLALVLLLLIVWIAAIGRRLKKLRRQYVQVMGQTGVTNLEEVIVGLRLSLDEQEERLGRFDRQLAEFGQLLREMKGKVGVVRYNAFSNQGSDMSFSVAIIDEAGSGVVLTGLHGRDETYMYAKPLEQGGSSYPLTPEEQQAITLALPHASDKAGSRG
- a CDS encoding ParA family protein, coding for MSKIIAITNQKGGVGKTTTSVNLGACLASLGKRVLLVDIDPQGNTTSGVGISKADVENSIYDVLINEVDPHEAVAQTAVPNLSIIPATIQLAGAEIELVPTISREVRLKKSLAQLRGEYDYILIDCPPSLGILTINSLTAADSVIIPIQCEYYALEGLSQLLNTVRLVQKHLNTSLQIEGVLLTMFDARTNLGIQVIEEVKKYFQQKVYQTIIPRNVRLSEAPSHGQAIITYDPRSKGAEVYLELAKEVIQYEQAAR
- the yyaC gene encoding spore protease YyaC, which produces MKRPAAMHEVPLKVPHTDPGASQQLASRLLLHLLHVPADRRIAVVCIGTDRSTGDALGPIIGSRLDKLRGSRFELYGTLDEPVHAMNLEHTLQDIQRADSKPFVIGIDACLGQLSSVGCIQLGNGPVRPGAGVNKELPPVGDIHMTGIVNVGGFMEYFVLQNTRLNLVMRMAELMADTLALAIRDCRPYPMHAATQE
- a CDS encoding aminotransferase class V-fold PLP-dependent enzyme; this encodes MTAEQPLIYLDHAATSWPKPEEVVSAVLEAMRQGAANPGRGSHRMAVQSGRVLFEARKSLAKLFRIANPNDIALTANTTQGLNLAIKGLLKPGDHVVATAVEHNSVRRPLEFLKGALGIAVTYVETAADGSLDASRVREALRPETALIVATHSSNLLGSILPVGDIGGIARASGVPFLVDAAQSAGVLELDVEAMGIDLLAFPGHKALLGPQGTGGLYIHPRLDPMPLLHGGTGSQSEAADQPTVRPDRYEAGTPNTPGNAGLAAGVRLVLERTPQAIHARETELIGRIMDGLAAVGGVRLLGPGPGRPRTGICAFTMEGVEASELSFILDQHYGIAVRAGYHCTPLAHRSAGTAESGAVRASVGFSTTDDEADALVQAMREIRTHYPL
- a CDS encoding DUF3343 domain-containing protein — translated: MLIAFDSTQQALRTEMLLEYAEIEIDIRPTPKTITAGCALSIEFPEEELERVRMILKEQSVDIRGIFRETPGGYEPV